The Camelus dromedarius isolate mCamDro1 chromosome 1, mCamDro1.pat, whole genome shotgun sequence genome has a window encoding:
- the NKX6-1 gene encoding homeobox protein Nkx-6.1 translates to MLAVGAMEGTRQSAFLLSSPPLAALHSMAEMKTPLYPAAYPPLPAGPPSSSSSSSSSSSPSPPLGAHNPGSLKPPAAGGLSSLGSPPQQLSAATPHGINDILSRPSMPVASGAALPSASPSGSSSSSSSSTSASSASAAAAAAAAAAAAASSPAGLLAGLPRFSSLSPPPPPPGLYFSPSAAAVAAVGRYPKPLAELPGRTPIFWPGVMQSPPWRDARLACTPHQGSILLDKDGKRKHTRPTFSGQQIFALEKTFEQTKYLAGPERARLAYSLGMTESQVKVWFQNRRTKWRKKHAAEMATAKKKQDSETERLKGASENEEEDDDYNKPLDPNSDDEKITQLLKKHKSSSGGGGLLLHASENESSS, encoded by the exons ATGTTAGCGGTGGGGGCGATGGAGGGCACCCGGCAGAGCGCGTTCCTGCTCAGCAGCCCGCCCCTGGCTGCCCTGCACAGTATGGCAGAAATGAAGACCCCGCTGTACCCCGCTGCGTACCCCCCACTGCCCGCCGGCCccccttcctcctcatcctcctcgtcctcctcgtcGTCGCCTTCTCCGCCTTTGGGCGCCCACAACCCAGGCAGCCTGAAGCCCCCTGCGGCGGGGGGGCTCTCGTCCTTAGGCAGCCCCCCACAGCAGCTCTCGGCCGCCACCCCACACGGCATCAACGACATCCTGAGCCGGCCCTCCATGCCCGTGGCCTCCGGGGCCGCCCTGCCCTCCGCCTCGCCCTCCggttcttcctcctcttcttcctcgtCCACCTCTGCTTCCTCCGCCTCGGCCGcggcggccgcggccgcggccgcggcgGCCGCCGCCTCATCCCCCGCGGGGCTGCTGGCTGGCCTGCCCCGTTTCAGCAGCCTgagcccgccgccgccgccgcccgggctCTACTTCAGCCCCAGCGCCGCGGCTGTGGCCGCAGTGGGTCGGTACCCCAAGCCACTAGCCGAGCTGCCCGGTCGGACACCTATCTTCTGGCCAGGAGTGATGCAAAGCCCGCCCTGGAGGGACGCACGCCTGGCCTGCACCCCTC ATCAAGGATCCATTTTGTTGGACAAAGACGGGAAGAGAAAACATACGAGACCCACATTCTCGGGCCAGCAAATCTTCGCCCTGGAGAAGACTTTCGAACAAACGAAATACTTGGCGGGGCCCGAGAGAGCTCGCTTGGCCTATTCGCTGGGGATGACAGAGAGTCAGGTCAAG GTCTGGTTCCAGAACCGCCGGACGAAGTGGAGGAAGAAGCACGCGGCCGAAATGGCCACGGCCAAGAAGAAGCAGGACTCGGAGACCGAGCGGCTTAAGGGGGCCTCGGAGAACGAGGAGGAGGACGACGACTACAACAAGCCCCTGGACCCCAACTCGGACGACGAGAAAATCACGCAGCTGCTGAAGAAGCACAAGtccagcagcggcggcggcggcctccTGCTGCACGCGTCCGAGAACGAGAGCTCATCCTGa